From a region of the Leptospira montravelensis genome:
- a CDS encoding LIC13212 family protein, which translates to MILRFSITLFFLIGISAIYAEKPASATLKERETQKQIDLQRKNGFGDNEIDTLHANIIGNLRKMKKLQDLGVDKTAAQYLAHTPDEHKELYKKDKDGKPYMEIKLPQGQSYIDYPTVFLYDGVAYIFPKEDFSDLDKIILTFRRVNADGTIHVKEMRRLVNPSPKSEGSEKDEKGEAKLDTNSDIRLEYYRSLTSDTIWPNDPVQPAEPDIAMVLNDEKDPLPYEKQKHIMRSYKKMLRKISKQTAFKLRNIELDQKQMITKILDYNTN; encoded by the coding sequence ATGATTCTACGATTCTCCATCACTCTCTTTTTCCTAATTGGGATTTCGGCTATATATGCTGAAAAACCGGCTTCTGCTACTTTGAAGGAACGTGAAACCCAAAAACAAATTGATCTTCAAAGAAAAAACGGGTTTGGTGATAACGAAATTGATACCTTACATGCAAACATCATTGGGAACTTACGCAAAATGAAAAAACTCCAAGATTTAGGAGTGGATAAAACAGCTGCGCAATACCTAGCTCATACACCAGACGAACATAAAGAATTATATAAAAAAGATAAAGATGGTAAACCTTATATGGAAATTAAACTTCCACAAGGGCAGTCTTACATTGATTATCCGACAGTATTCTTATACGATGGTGTTGCTTATATATTTCCAAAAGAGGATTTTAGCGATTTAGACAAAATCATTTTAACATTTCGCAGGGTGAACGCAGATGGAACCATCCATGTAAAAGAAATGAGAAGACTTGTAAATCCATCCCCAAAATCAGAAGGATCCGAAAAAGATGAAAAAGGGGAAGCGAAGTTAGATACAAACTCGGATATCCGTTTGGAATATTATAGATCTCTTACTTCTGATACGATTTGGCCAAATGATCCAGTACAACCAGCAGAACCGGACATTGCTATGGTTTTAAATGATGAAAAAGATCCACTTCCTTACGAAAAACAAAAACATATCATGCGATCTTACAAAAAAATGTTACGAAAAATTTCCAAACAAACTGCATTCAAACTCAGAAACATCGAGTTAGATCAAAAACAAATGATTACTAAAATTTTGGATTATAACACGAACTAA
- a CDS encoding MFS transporter has translation MSLDKNPEAKKKKNREIFGWCMFDFANSSYTTVIISVVYCEIFTNLIVPSDPNSSDPFQYGRSVWAWALAASYVLVVLTGPIFGAISDYSSKKKFFLFLSYIGCIVATFLLYYVEPGMIWLGFVLVAISNFFFASGENFASSFLPFLGSKDDLGKISGYAWGIGYFGGIGSVYIATKLGAISLDNFENLKLVGPYTAIFFLIAAIPTFLFLKEPHLPLGISHKVNYFKIGKDRVIQTLKDASHFKDLMIYLVSLFFTMAALAIVISFAFIYGSHEIHIETEHKQAMFIFIQIFAAVGALAFGVIQDSIGAKKTFNLTLVLWLLTCGLIYFVHDVTNLINMVLGKNWSVQWVFVFISSLAGMGLGSTQSASRALVGIFSPESKSGEFFGMWGLSGKIAGAAGLFLFAYIQTLVTLRNAFLVVAFFYFLSLLINLFVNEERGVEAANRFQEKT, from the coding sequence ATGTCCCTAGACAAAAACCCGGAAGCCAAAAAGAAAAAAAACCGTGAAATATTCGGATGGTGTATGTTCGATTTTGCGAACTCATCTTATACCACAGTCATTATCAGTGTCGTTTATTGTGAAATTTTCACTAATTTAATCGTTCCTTCTGATCCCAATTCCAGTGATCCCTTTCAATATGGTAGGTCGGTTTGGGCATGGGCTTTGGCAGCCTCTTATGTTTTAGTCGTGTTGACTGGGCCAATCTTTGGTGCCATTTCTGATTACAGTTCTAAAAAGAAATTTTTTCTTTTTCTAAGTTATATAGGCTGTATCGTCGCCACTTTCTTGTTATATTATGTTGAACCTGGTATGATTTGGTTAGGTTTTGTTTTAGTTGCAATTTCTAATTTTTTCTTTGCATCCGGCGAAAACTTTGCCTCTAGCTTTTTACCCTTCCTAGGATCCAAAGATGATTTAGGAAAAATATCGGGCTACGCCTGGGGAATCGGATACTTCGGAGGAATTGGTTCTGTCTACATTGCCACGAAGCTCGGTGCCATTTCTTTAGATAATTTCGAAAATTTAAAATTAGTTGGTCCTTATACTGCAATTTTTTTCTTAATCGCTGCGATTCCTACCTTTCTATTCTTAAAAGAACCGCACCTGCCACTTGGGATTTCTCATAAGGTAAATTACTTTAAAATTGGTAAAGACCGAGTGATACAAACACTCAAAGATGCAAGTCACTTTAAGGATTTGATGATTTATCTAGTTTCTTTGTTTTTTACAATGGCGGCCTTAGCGATTGTCATTTCCTTTGCCTTCATATATGGTTCTCATGAAATTCATATCGAAACAGAACATAAACAAGCCATGTTTATCTTTATCCAAATTTTTGCTGCTGTTGGTGCTCTTGCGTTTGGTGTCATTCAGGATAGTATTGGCGCAAAGAAAACATTCAACCTGACACTGGTTCTCTGGCTATTAACCTGTGGATTGATTTATTTTGTTCATGATGTTACAAACCTTATCAATATGGTTCTTGGGAAAAATTGGTCTGTGCAGTGGGTGTTTGTTTTTATATCTTCCCTTGCAGGAATGGGGCTTGGTTCTACTCAGTCAGCGTCAAGAGCACTAGTTGGTATCTTTAGTCCAGAATCCAAGTCAGGAGAATTTTTTGGAATGTGGGGACTTTCTGGAAAAATTGCAGGTGCTGCTGGACTATTTCTTTTTGCATACATCCAAACACTTGTAACTCTCAGAAATGCCTTCTTGGTTGTTGCTTTCTTTTACTTTTTATCACTACTTATTAACTTGTTTGTAAACGAAGAAAGAGGAGTCGAGGCGGCCAACCGTTTCCAAGAAAAAACATGA
- a CDS encoding (2Fe-2S)-binding protein has translation MRPKRVCLCRMVTEDDLVRAIHAGAVTMEQIRETTRASTGCGTCSMQVYHILQRELQNLSRRKIS, from the coding sequence ATGAGACCCAAACGGGTCTGTTTATGTCGAATGGTGACGGAAGATGATTTAGTCCGTGCCATCCATGCGGGCGCCGTGACAATGGAACAAATCAGAGAAACCACAAGGGCCTCTACCGGCTGCGGCACCTGCTCCATGCAGGTCTACCACATCCTCCAGCGCGAATTGCAGAATCTCTCTCGGAGGAAAATTTCATGA
- a CDS encoding RibD family protein — protein sequence MKLSINMAMTLDGKVVRPDGRWYGLTSSEDKTQMDVYRSQSDAVLIGKNSIINDNPIVKIRAVPNALNPRPVILVRKGSLPPDKHVFEESDHIPLIICTKSNLKEIKTSLENKAEIFALDSDDIDPKKVTGILKRKGYKNVLLEGGPKLNFSFLEADLVDRIYLTIVPYIIGKTGLAGIADRNSELPNFDKNGWTLKDHFTKRNEIFLVYEKS from the coding sequence ATGAAATTATCGATTAATATGGCGATGACCTTGGATGGAAAGGTAGTTCGCCCGGACGGCCGTTGGTATGGCCTGACTTCTTCGGAAGACAAAACTCAAATGGACGTCTACCGGTCCCAATCCGATGCTGTCCTCATCGGAAAAAACTCCATCATCAATGACAATCCCATTGTAAAAATCCGTGCGGTTCCCAATGCACTGAATCCGAGGCCAGTCATCCTTGTCAGAAAGGGCTCCCTCCCCCCAGACAAACATGTATTTGAAGAGTCTGACCACATTCCCCTCATTATCTGTACAAAATCAAACCTCAAAGAAATCAAAACAAGCCTAGAGAACAAAGCCGAGATTTTTGCTTTAGATTCGGATGATATAGATCCAAAAAAAGTCACAGGGATCCTCAAACGTAAAGGTTACAAAAATGTCCTACTGGAAGGTGGGCCAAAACTCAATTTTTCCTTTTTGGAAGCCGACTTAGTCGATCGGATTTATCTTACGATTGTTCCTTATATTATTGGAAAAACAGGACTGGCAGGGATTGCCGATCGAAATTCGGAACTTCCCAACTTTGATAAGAATGGTTGGACCCTCAAAGACCATTTTACCAAAAGAAACGAAATCTTTCTCGTTTACGAAAAATCTTAA
- a CDS encoding DoxX family protein: MFYKLLATNKDITLTILRVVLGLAIFPHGAQKVLGAFGGYGFEGTMGFFSSLGIPYIFGVLAIIAEFFGAIGLILGLFTRLAAFGIAVTMVVAAVLVHLPNGFFVNNNGYGYEYHILAVGIALPLIIKGAGSFSLDDIIAHKIEG, from the coding sequence ATGTTTTACAAACTACTCGCAACCAACAAAGACATCACACTCACGATCCTACGTGTAGTACTTGGTCTCGCCATTTTCCCACACGGAGCACAAAAAGTTCTAGGAGCTTTCGGTGGATACGGATTCGAAGGAACTATGGGTTTTTTCTCTAGTTTAGGAATCCCTTATATCTTTGGAGTTCTCGCAATCATTGCAGAATTTTTTGGAGCGATTGGACTTATCCTAGGACTCTTTACACGCCTTGCCGCATTTGGAATTGCGGTAACTATGGTTGTGGCAGCTGTGCTTGTACACCTACCAAATGGTTTTTTTGTTAACAATAACGGTTATGGTTACGAATACCACATCCTTGCTGTAGGCATTGCACTTCCATTAATCATCAAAGGCGCTGGTTCGTTCTCTTTAGATGATATCATTGCACATAAAATCGAAGGATAA
- the lpxD gene encoding UDP-3-O-(3-hydroxymyristoyl)glucosamine N-acyltransferase, whose translation MTQINFTTLQSLLPEAKFQNTESIVSLSFTGLTSLSLATANDIAFVASKTFVNEAKTSKASVLIVSSDIADSLTGKALIIVPKVELATAKIIRQFFPEKQPTGKHSTQVVIDPSAKIGSNTDIGHFVTIGKNSVIGNDCIIEDGVKIGDNVHIGDGARIGKNCVFFDDTIIGKRFIVFGNSSFGGDGFGFVFAGGKHNKIPQVGRVIIGDDVEVGSNCTIDRGALADTTIGNGCKFDNMVHIAHNCKVGDHVIIAGQSGLAGSVTLENNVIIGGACAISDHITLVEGTIIAGGSSLRTSPKTKDVYVGWDLGLTFPEFQKYRVNIKNIVNLNKWLKRIENIEKKVGIESKES comes from the coding sequence ATGACTCAAATCAATTTCACTACACTCCAATCATTACTCCCAGAAGCAAAGTTTCAAAATACAGAAAGTATAGTTTCTCTTTCTTTTACTGGACTCACATCCCTTTCTTTGGCGACAGCAAATGACATTGCCTTTGTAGCATCTAAAACCTTTGTGAACGAAGCCAAAACTTCCAAAGCTTCCGTACTCATTGTATCTTCTGATATCGCCGATTCACTCACGGGAAAAGCTCTCATCATTGTACCTAAAGTAGAACTTGCGACAGCAAAAATCATACGCCAATTTTTTCCCGAAAAACAACCCACAGGGAAACATAGCACACAAGTTGTTATCGATCCTTCGGCAAAAATTGGTTCTAATACCGATATAGGACATTTTGTAACTATAGGCAAAAACTCTGTGATTGGAAATGACTGCATCATCGAAGACGGTGTCAAAATTGGCGACAATGTCCATATTGGTGATGGGGCAAGGATTGGAAAAAACTGTGTATTCTTCGACGATACCATCATCGGAAAACGTTTCATCGTATTTGGAAATTCTAGTTTTGGCGGTGACGGATTTGGATTTGTTTTTGCTGGCGGCAAACACAATAAAATTCCACAAGTGGGTAGAGTTATCATTGGAGATGATGTGGAAGTCGGAAGTAACTGTACCATCGATAGAGGTGCATTAGCAGATACCACGATTGGAAACGGATGTAAATTCGATAATATGGTTCATATTGCTCACAACTGTAAGGTGGGTGATCATGTAATTATTGCTGGTCAATCTGGTCTTGCGGGAAGTGTCACATTGGAAAATAATGTGATCATAGGTGGAGCTTGTGCCATTAGTGACCACATAACTCTTGTCGAAGGAACGATCATCGCTGGTGGATCAAGCTTGCGGACTTCACCAAAAACAAAAGATGTTTATGTGGGTTGGGATTTGGGACTCACTTTCCCTGAATTCCAAAAGTATCGAGTAAACATCAAAAACATTGTGAATCTGAACAAATGGTTAAAACGAATTGAAAACATCGAAAAGAAAGTGGGGATCGAATCTAAAGAATCCTAA
- a CDS encoding LIC_13241 domain-containing protein, with translation MNSIGLNDLPILKEFSIIAYRWLSEQYPNSDHQENFDPSSELLFPIRWKTKIEGEIFEWVVSDMGSITLRLGGLEGNRRNPAPIFYLSLRKKERVDFHWADPDGNFVSFPDPTIVNDVKTRVQLYLDSVS, from the coding sequence ATGAATTCCATTGGTCTAAACGATTTACCGATTTTAAAAGAATTTTCGATCATCGCCTATAGGTGGTTATCTGAGCAATATCCAAATTCGGATCACCAAGAAAATTTTGATCCAAGTTCTGAACTTTTATTCCCCATTCGGTGGAAAACCAAAATTGAAGGTGAGATCTTTGAATGGGTTGTCTCTGATATGGGATCCATCACGCTTAGGTTAGGTGGTTTGGAAGGTAACCGAAGGAATCCAGCCCCCATTTTTTATTTAAGTCTTAGGAAAAAAGAGAGAGTGGATTTCCATTGGGCCGATCCCGACGGGAATTTTGTATCGTTCCCTGATCCTACGATTGTAAACGATGTAAAAACACGTGTGCAGTTGTATTTGGATTCAGTCTCGTAA
- the mazG gene encoding nucleoside triphosphate pyrophosphohydrolase — MNPPNFDSPLENLLALTADLRSPEGCPWDKEQTHLSVIPHLLEETYEVVDTIERGDDNHLKEELGDLLFQITFHSQLARERGAFSFQDVANDVFQKLVYRHPHVYGDQSGINSGEQVLTQWDQLKQKEKESKGKTDSDKSILSGIPKALPAIQRSEKIQSKVTKQGFDWPTVSGVFEKFQEEIGELDKELKTKGSLNLKKLPYDERIEDELGDLFFLLVNLSRKLSIDPETCLRRANEKFESRFRHVEGLVEQTGKTLKDHSLAELDQFWDKAKLQLKEKH; from the coding sequence GTGAACCCTCCTAATTTTGATTCACCCTTGGAAAATCTGCTGGCTCTTACGGCCGACTTGCGAAGTCCAGAAGGTTGTCCTTGGGATAAAGAACAGACCCATCTTTCCGTCATCCCCCATTTACTCGAAGAAACGTATGAAGTTGTAGATACGATCGAAAGGGGAGACGATAATCATTTAAAAGAAGAACTAGGTGATTTACTCTTTCAGATTACCTTCCATAGCCAGCTGGCACGAGAGAGGGGAGCCTTCTCATTTCAAGATGTGGCAAACGATGTTTTCCAAAAATTGGTTTATCGCCACCCACATGTTTATGGAGATCAATCGGGAATTAATTCGGGTGAGCAGGTTCTTACGCAGTGGGACCAACTAAAACAAAAAGAAAAAGAATCGAAAGGGAAAACAGATTCAGACAAAAGTATTTTATCAGGAATTCCAAAAGCCCTACCCGCCATCCAACGATCTGAAAAAATCCAAAGTAAGGTCACAAAACAGGGATTTGATTGGCCAACTGTTTCGGGAGTTTTTGAAAAGTTCCAAGAAGAAATAGGCGAACTAGACAAAGAGCTAAAAACCAAAGGTTCCTTAAATTTAAAAAAATTACCTTATGACGAACGCATTGAAGATGAGTTAGGTGATCTTTTCTTTTTGCTCGTCAATTTATCTCGCAAACTTTCAATTGATCCAGAAACTTGTTTGCGTCGTGCCAATGAAAAATTTGAAAGTCGATTTCGTCATGTAGAAGGTCTTGTTGAACAAACCGGGAAAACCTTAAAAGATCATTCCCTTGCAGAACTAGATCAGTTTTGGGACAAAGCAAAGTTGCAGTTAAAAGAGAAACATTGA
- a CDS encoding DUF6580 family putative transport protein, translating into MFQSRVSVAILMVIATVISRILPHPPNFTPILAVSLFSGAYLTDRRIALFVPILAMLVSDYFIGFHNLMPVVYGFMILAVLFGKQIGSSFTKSLGFTVVGSVVFFILTNLAVWATSGMYTLDAPGLTACFTLAIPFFQNSIVGDLVYSGILFGSMAFLNRTVFVTAKQNA; encoded by the coding sequence ATGTTCCAATCTCGTGTCTCCGTTGCCATCCTTATGGTGATCGCTACTGTCATCAGCCGTATCCTACCACACCCACCGAATTTTACGCCCATTTTGGCCGTTTCTTTGTTTTCGGGTGCTTATTTGACAGACAGACGAATTGCTCTTTTTGTTCCCATTCTAGCAATGTTGGTTTCCGATTATTTCATCGGGTTTCATAACCTAATGCCAGTAGTTTATGGATTTATGATCCTTGCGGTTCTCTTTGGCAAACAAATTGGATCTTCTTTTACAAAATCCTTGGGATTCACAGTGGTCGGATCGGTAGTTTTCTTTATTCTGACAAACCTTGCAGTTTGGGCAACAAGTGGGATGTATACATTAGATGCACCTGGACTTACCGCTTGTTTTACACTCGCTATTCCTTTTTTCCAAAACTCAATTGTTGGTGATTTAGTATATTCTGGAATCCTATTTGGTTCAATGGCTTTCCTCAATCGTACAGTATTTGTTACCGCAAAACAAAACGCTTAA
- a CDS encoding alpha-L-glutamate ligase-like protein, translating into MISLFKKFEEEGILGINRRIGEYILPYNPREYYPLVDDKWKTSELARQFHVPMPYHYGVVDTFGGIRGTKELIHGKPGFVVKPANGGMGNGILVITGESESINGSMLYHKVDGKKITEKELYHHVSGILSGLYSLDGNSDSCILQERLECHSFFREISYRGIPDIRVIVFLGYPVMAMLRLPTKESGGRANLHQGALGVGVDLRTGTLTHSVCNDKNIYQHPDTKQELSGRVIPHWETILEMASRCYDMSGLGYLGVDIVLDETRGPLLLEMNARPGLGIQIANRMGLRDRLQLVEKVKDSADGPKTRVHRMFQEL; encoded by the coding sequence ATGATCTCTCTTTTCAAAAAATTTGAAGAGGAGGGAATCCTCGGAATCAATCGAAGGATCGGGGAGTATATTTTACCTTACAACCCTAGAGAATATTACCCTTTAGTGGATGATAAATGGAAAACATCAGAACTTGCCAGGCAGTTTCATGTTCCTATGCCCTACCATTATGGTGTTGTCGATACTTTTGGTGGAATTCGAGGAACCAAAGAACTGATTCATGGAAAACCTGGATTTGTTGTCAAACCAGCTAACGGTGGTATGGGGAATGGAATTCTTGTTATAACTGGTGAATCGGAATCAATCAATGGATCTATGTTATATCATAAAGTAGATGGTAAAAAAATTACCGAAAAGGAATTATACCATCATGTCTCAGGAATTTTATCCGGACTTTATTCTTTGGATGGCAACTCTGATTCTTGTATATTACAAGAAAGGTTGGAATGCCATTCCTTCTTTCGCGAGATCTCTTATCGTGGGATCCCAGACATTCGTGTGATTGTATTTTTAGGATATCCTGTAATGGCTATGTTACGTTTGCCAACAAAAGAATCTGGTGGTAGGGCCAATCTCCACCAAGGGGCACTCGGAGTTGGCGTAGATCTTAGGACAGGAACTCTCACTCATTCCGTTTGTAACGATAAAAATATATACCAACATCCGGACACAAAACAGGAATTAAGTGGAAGGGTGATTCCTCATTGGGAAACAATTTTAGAAATGGCTTCACGTTGTTACGATATGTCCGGTCTCGGATACCTAGGTGTGGATATTGTTCTCGATGAAACGCGAGGGCCGTTGTTACTCGAAATGAATGCAAGACCAGGTCTTGGAATCCAGATTGCGAACCGTATGGGTTTAAGAGATCGTTTGCAGTTAGTGGAGAAGGTAAAGGATTCGGCGGATGGTCCTAAGACACGAGTCCACCGAATGTTTCAAGAGTTGTAA